CCTGGAAAAAGGAACGAGTCAGATACTTGCTGCCCCACACAAACCGGTCGCAGGTGTGGCTGTACAGGTCGTACATCAGGTTGAAAAAGGGTTCCGGGATGGCGTCGCCCGTGAGCACCTGCATCTGGATGCCGGCTTTTTGCACCGCCTGACGCTCCCGCTTGATGTTGCGCCGCTGGTTGGCGTTGAAGTGGGCAAGGTAGTCGTCGAAGGTGCGATAATTGTGGTTTTGCCAGAGGTAGTGATGGTGCAGCCAGCGGTGGCACCCCAGCGCCGCCATGGACTCACCCCAGTCCGGGTCCACAAACAGGAAATGGCAACTGGATAGCCCCTCCCGCCGACAGAACTGGTCAATCGCCTCCAGGAACATCTCATTCACCTCGGTTTCCCCAGGAGCCGCCAAAAACCGGTAGCCCACCGCCGGTGTAAAGGGGGTCATGCCCACCAGCTTGGGATAGTAGGGTTCCCCCAAGCGATAGGCCAACTCCGCCCACTGGTGGTCAAACACAAACTCGCCGTAGCTGTGGGCCTTGATGTACAGGGGAGCCGCCGCCACCAACTCGTCCCCGCGCCAGAGAGTCAAATGCCGAGGCGCCCAACCCGTGCGGGGTATGGCACTTCCCGACGTCTCCAGATGGTGCAGCCATTCCCACTCCAAAAACGGTGTCCCTAATGGCAGCGCTAGGGCATTCCACTGCGCCGCCGGTATCTCCCCGACCCCTTCGACCCACCGCAGCCGATAGCCCCCCATGATGGCAATCTTTAGATTTTCTTAATGTTTACAGTTCTTCATGGTATCGCGTCGGGGGCGGTGTGGATGGATTTGGTTTAGACTAGGGGTGGTGAGGTCAGCGACAAAAAGGTGTCGCAGGAGTTACTCACGACGCTGGTGTGGACGTACTACCGGGTAGCGGTGGTGTTTTACGTCCTGGTGCCCTTGGGGTTGCTGGTCTGGGCGTGGGCGCAGCGAGCGCGGGCGATTTTTACGCTGCTGGGCATCTACTGGAAAGTCTCCAGCCTGCTGATGATTACGGTGTACCTGCTCATCGGCGCGTTGCCGATTGGGTTCCCTGTCTCCTTCCTGGCGCAAGTGCTGTTGCCCGCTTGCCTGTGGTTTTGGGTGGACATCAACGAGGAAATTGCCGAGCGACCGGGGCCGCTGGCTTGGGCCACCAACGTGTGGCGCTGGATAGT
The DNA window shown above is from Gloeomargarita sp. SKYB120 and carries:
- a CDS encoding GNAT family N-acetyltransferase; translated protein: MGGYRLRWVEGVGEIPAAQWNALALPLGTPFLEWEWLHHLETSGSAIPRTGWAPRHLTLWRGDELVAAAPLYIKAHSYGEFVFDHQWAELAYRLGEPYYPKLVGMTPFTPAVGYRFLAAPGETEVNEMFLEAIDQFCRREGLSSCHFLFVDPDWGESMAALGCHRWLHHHYLWQNHNYRTFDDYLAHFNANQRRNIKRERQAVQKAGIQMQVLTGDAIPEPFFNLMYDLYSHTCDRFVWGSKYLTRSFFQGLARDYRHRLVFSVACAERGLQEPVGMAFCVTKNQQLYGRYWGAWQEIDCLHFETCYYTPIAWAIAEGIQAFDPGAGGRHKKRRGFWATPNFSLHRFYTPRLGAILPEYIHQINAYTAQEIQAINENIPLKGEPPVTHIAGMTLSVPTEVD
- a CDS encoding DUF3177 family protein, which encodes MSQELLTTLVWTYYRVAVVFYVLVPLGLLVWAWAQRARAIFTLLGIYWKVSSLLMITVYLLIGALPIGFPVSFLAQVLLPACLWFWVDINEEIAERPGPLAWATNVWRWIVTWAASLGALAMLPFLRCGFLSSNALVADAQCRVWLEAPWGYREIFHPNVPATDLGFWGVLGLVVYSLMLAYFLLVRLAKQGRTALS